The Terriglobia bacterium genome segment ACGGCAGCAGCTGCCCGGCGCAACTTACCACAAGCGCCGCGCCACCGCTGTCACTGCGGGATCTAGCAGGATGCCGAGCATGCTGCGCCGCCGCCCGTGAATTTTGGCTGTTCCCGTCATGCCGTCGCGGAATTCGCCCAACGGATTGGCGATCGCCACCGTGACCACGAAAAACTCCGGCAAGCGAATCCCCTTATAGTCGGGAGCCTCCATCAGCCCCGCCGCCGGTGGCTGCGAGGCCGGCGAGATGGAAAGCACCGTCCCGCTCACACTTCGCCATTGGCTATCCAGGCGCAGCGCGACATCGTGGATCGCCTGCAGCTTCTTGACCTCGGGCTCCGGCACGAAGATGCGCGCGTGCACGGTGGACGTGTCCGCCAGTTCGGCGATTTCTGTGCCCTCAGTTACGTAGGAGCCGAGCAGGTCGCGTACGCGCGGCGTTACCACCACCCCGGCAATCGGGCTATTGATCGTCAACTCCCGCTCCTTGTCGCGGGCAGCGCGATACGCGGTTTGCGCCCCACGCAACTTCTGTTCGGCGCTGCCGAAGTCGGCGTAGCGCAACTGCGCGTCAAAAGCGCGCGCCTCGGCCACATGATACTCCGCCGCCGCCCGCGCCGTCTCCGACTGCGCGCTCAGGTCGCGCAACTTGGCCAGCATCGCTCCGGCCGGCACGCGCTGCCCTTCGTCGGCGCCGATCTCGACCACCCGCCCCGGCACTTGGGCGCGCAGCACCGCCCGCTGCACCGGTTCCAGCACGAAGCGCTCTTGCGTGGTTTCCCGCCGCAGCGGCAGCCAGCCGAGTACCAGCAGCACCGCCAACCCACCGGCGATCGGCTTCCAGTGCGCTCGCAGAAGATCTTTCTTGTCGAGATATAGCTCTTTCATAAACTTTGCCAGCTTCTTGAAGCGTCCTTTGAAAATCAGCAATGCCAGCGCGGTGGCGGGAACGAACGCCCACTGCGGCACATAGTAGGAAACAATCGTGTACAGCACCCTGACGAAGAACAGCAGCAGGGTATAGCTGTAGGCCCCGGCCAGCACGGCGTACACCGCGTAGCACACGCTCCGCAGGGGCGTCAGCGTTTCCACCGATGCCGGCAGGTGAAAGACGTTCTTCCGGATCCACGCGATCAGCCATGCCGTCGAAGCCACCTTGACGTCGTGGATGCGGAAGTACTCTGTCATCAGCATGTACCCGTCCATCTTGGCCAGCGGATTCCAGTTCAGTAGGACGCAGAAAATGCCGCCCGCCAGGATCGTCAGGTAGGCCCACTGGTGAAAAAACGTTCCCGGCGGCGTCGCCCACCAGATGA includes the following:
- a CDS encoding HlyD family efflux transporter periplasmic adaptor subunit, with translation MNLARILETSTAELPPIQHKAPPRLHPNLVVREHEERDSKIYLAVIPGGRPPHFFRLNEVQWRVCQLFDGERTPEKVSEVAAREIGIHLSVEDVRNFVDILERDDFWYHTPQEESVALWQEMVDQRRRRSKKGKDYGDLSTIVIASWDPDNFLNWVDKHFSWIYSRWFTYWSIFMLLVSLLILGSHWNQVWADSAEFYRLSGRGFSHFLAFLGAFFVLGFVHESAHGLTCKHFGGEVHRMGVLTIYLAPCVYCDVSQVWVYGKRLERMCTVFFGVWSEIVICTYASVIWWATPPGTFFHQWAYLTILAGGIFCVLLNWNPLAKMDGYMLMTEYFRIHDVKVASTAWLIAWIRKNVFHLPASVETLTPLRSVCYAVYAVLAGAYSYTLLLFFVRVLYTIVSYYVPQWAFVPATALALLIFKGRFKKLAKFMKELYLDKKDLLRAHWKPIAGGLAVLLVLGWLPLRRETTQERFVLEPVQRAVLRAQVPGRVVEIGADEGQRVPAGAMLAKLRDLSAQSETARAAAEYHVAEARAFDAQLRYADFGSAEQKLRGAQTAYRAARDKERELTINSPIAGVVVTPRVRDLLGSYVTEGTEIAELADTSTVHARIFVPEPEVKKLQAIHDVALRLDSQWRSVSGTVLSISPASQPPAAGLMEAPDYKGIRLPEFFVVTVAIANPLGEFRDGMTGTAKIHGRRRSMLGILLDPAVTAVARRLW